The Lineus longissimus chromosome 2, tnLinLong1.2, whole genome shotgun sequence genome window below encodes:
- the LOC135483395 gene encoding uncharacterized protein LOC135483395 isoform X2 encodes MEGRPSAGARRRPRTTRTACITTRRPPQTAGARSMPAYMVDIRPLTTATTSFFYSQLQHELAEKYKVPLFIKKPKMRIFVSFQEERCTMDIPHGKTVAEVKLMVQEKFFIQPNRIAVDGMDTEKNILVLSYAGAELGDDWILTDIGVSPGSTIHAYLKEELRPIVYIFCAYNQDLIQVLEKFKFMDTFISDLRAIASRKTGLPVGVFRLTKEEKEMYDIHTLDMYDMSIGDTVNLETWDGWNDFLNLAAMGFTSHALTKLSADELVARYQMKVAMYIAAHYGHVDLAVSLIRQGIRPDEPIGEHPYRQWCASTKHIDSLKCPVHEAVESGQLGVLRTFVHHNICTVMAKDGNGLRPLNIALRNRVKPCASFLLTKQWSRINYGPTSIPLSLYAKMKAWGERGKEKALLIHGQEKSTLKRKPILEHPLVGQGVYVDGFSECQMSTKSKAITQADRERNRVLNFEPGHREFFRDDPESYFRNLQGPRHKHGRFNKIIGMTKSKLPADDKASEKSFDHHASRSPDKHPSSAASAHDPGDGKEDGDRIRLPPIMEKGKRSSHAFTNSQGGSPTKEGRLPSLSKMKNAQPRMSHDRDGSETPSSIKSTYIETGKEDGKQKVKREILNSQKSQEDEGEKKKRSRSAALLAKAKTADGAIPLPMSSIECIPKPVFHVKSHGADVARSTLDSYERHRGMKARDYAIKCLSVASTFKEKPWLHQVRLAMALTTQGVKKNVTASLGQREPEAATMERLGGLY; translated from the exons ATGGAGGGCAGGCCCTCTGCTGGTGCTCGTAGGCGGCCGAGGACTACCCGGACGGCATGCATTACCACACGGCGACCCCCTCAAACTGCTGGAGCCAGGAGTATGCCAGCTTACATGGTTGACATCAGACCACTTACCACGGCTACAACAAGTTTCTTCTACTCACAACTGCAGCATGAATTGGCTGAGAAATACAAGGTACCACTCTTCATCAAAA AGCCGAAGATGCGCATCTTCGTCTCGTTCCAAGAAGAGCGATGCACCATGGACATCCCACACGGCAAGACGGTAGCAGAAGTCAAACTCATGGTCCAGGAGAAGTTCTTCATCCAGCCCAACAGGATCGCTGTCGATGGCATGGACACGGAGAAGAACATCCTCGTTCTCAGCTACGCCGGGGCAGAACTCGGTGATGACTGGATCTTGACTGATATCGGCGTCAGTCCGGGATCTACCATACACGCTTACCTCAAAGAAGAACTCAGGCCGATTGTCTATATCTTCTGCGCGTACAATCAGGACCTCATCCAAGTCTTagagaaattcaaattcatggaCACGTTTATCAGCGACTTGCGGGCTATTGCGTCCAGGAAGACTGGTCTTCCTGTGGGGGTGTTCCGGCTAACCAAAGAGGAGAAAGAGATGTACGACATCCACACCTTAGACATGTATGATATGAGTATCGGCGATACTGTGAACCTAGAGACGTGGGATGGCTGGAATGACTTTCTTAACTTGGCAGCTATGGGTTTCACCTCACATGCCTTGACCAAGCTTTCAGCTGATGAGCTGGTGGCGAGATACCAGATGAAAGTAGCCATGTATATCGCGGCACATTATGGCCACGTTGACCTGGCAGTGAGTCTCATCCGCCAGGGTATCAGGCCAGATGAACCGATTGGGGAACATCCTTACAGACAATGGTGTGCCAGTACCAAGCACATAGACAGTCTGAAGTGTCCCGTCCATGAGGCGGTTGAGTCCGGACAGTTAGGTGTTCTCCGGACATTCGTGCACCACAACATTTGTACCGTCATGGCAAAGGACGGGAATGGTTTACGACCACTCAATATTGCCCTCAGAAACCGTGTCAAACCATGTGCTTCGTTCCTCTTGACAAAGCAGTGGAGCCGAATCAACTACGGGCCCACCTCCATTCCACTGTCTCTGTACGCCAAGATGAAGGCTTGGGGAGAGCGGGGGAAAGAAAAGGCTCTACTCATCCATGGCCAGGAAAAGTCGACGCTCAAGAGGAAACCAATATTAGAACACCCTCTGGTCGGCCAAGGTGTCTATGTGGACGGGTTCTCTGAGTGCCAAATGTCAACCAAGTCCAAAGCCATCACTCAGGCAGACAGGGAGAGGAATCGGGTCCTTAACTTTGAGCCAGGACACCGGGAGTTCTTCAGGGACGACCCTGAGTCTTATTTCAGGAATCTCCAAGGCCCGAGACATAAACATGGACGGTTCAACAAGATCATAGGCATGACCAAGTCCAAACTGCCTGCGGATGACAAAGCTAGTGAAAAGTCGTTTGATCATCACGCGAGCAGGTCACCTGACAAACATCCTTCGTCTGCTGCTTCTGCGCATGATCCGGGAGATGGCAAGGAAGATGGTGACCGGATCCGTCTGCCACCGATCATGGAGAAAGGTAAACGGAGTAGCCACGCCTTCACCAACTCTCAGGGTGGGTCGCCTACGAAAGAAGGGCGGCTACCCTCCCTCTCAAAGATGAAGAATGCACAGCCGAGAATGTCACATGACAGGGATGGCTCGGAGACGCCGAGTTCCATCAAGAGTACCTACATCGAAACAGGGAAGGAAGACGGGAAGCAGAAGGTCAAGAGGGAGATTCTAAACTCACAGAAATCTCAGGAAGATGAGggtgagaagaagaagaggtcTCGATCTGCCGCGCTCCTGGCGAAAGCAAAGACAGCAGACGGCGCTATTCCGCTTCCTATGAGCAGCATTGAATGCATACCTAAGCCTGTATTCCACGTCAAGTCACATGGCGCTGACGTGGCAAGGTCAACGTTAGATTCATACGAGCGCCATCGCGGTATGAAAGCAAGAGACTACGCGATCAAGTGCCTTTCAGTTGCGAGTACGTTTAAGGAGAAGCCATGGTTGcatcaggtcaggttagctatgGCCCTGACGACACAGGGAGTTAAGAAGAATGTGACTGCGAGCCTTGGCCAGCGGGAGCCGGAAGCCGCAACCATGGAGAGACTAGGGGGGCTTTATTGA
- the LOC135483395 gene encoding protein ANKUB1-like isoform X4: MTRVEMELSSSALSKRTSTSSKKTSSEMEPFIVVEPKMRIFVSFQEERCTMDIPHGKTVAEVKLMVQEKFFIQPNRIAVDGMDTEKNILVLSYAGAELGDDWILTDIGVSPGSTIHAYLKEELRPIVYIFCAYNQDLIQVLEKFKFMDTFISDLRAIASRKTGLPVGVFRLTKEEKEMYDIHTLDMYDMSIGDTVNLETWDGWNDFLNLAAMGFTSHALTKLSADELVARYQMKVAMYIAAHYGHVDLAVSLIRQGIRPDEPIGEHPYRQWCASTKHIDSLKCPVHEAVESGQLGVLRTFVHHNICTVMAKDGNGLRPLNIALRNRVKPCASFLLTKQWSRINYGPTSIPLSLYAKMKAWGERGKEKALLIHGQEKSTLKRKPILEHPLVGQGVYVDGFSECQMSTKSKAITQADRERNRVLNFEPGHREFFRDDPESYFRNLQGPRHKHGRFNKIIGMTKSKLPADDKASEKSFDHHASRSPDKHPSSAASAHDPGDGKEDGDRIRLPPIMEKGKRSSHAFTNSQGGSPTKEGRLPSLSKMKNAQPRMSHDRDGSETPSSIKSTYIETGKEDGKQKVKREILNSQKSQEDEGEKKKRSRSAALLAKAKTADGAIPLPMSSIECIPKPVFHVKSHGADVARSTLDSYERHRGMKARDYAIKCLSVASTFKEKPWLHQVRLAMALTTQGVKKNVTASLGQREPEAATMERLGGLY; the protein is encoded by the coding sequence AGCCGAAGATGCGCATCTTCGTCTCGTTCCAAGAAGAGCGATGCACCATGGACATCCCACACGGCAAGACGGTAGCAGAAGTCAAACTCATGGTCCAGGAGAAGTTCTTCATCCAGCCCAACAGGATCGCTGTCGATGGCATGGACACGGAGAAGAACATCCTCGTTCTCAGCTACGCCGGGGCAGAACTCGGTGATGACTGGATCTTGACTGATATCGGCGTCAGTCCGGGATCTACCATACACGCTTACCTCAAAGAAGAACTCAGGCCGATTGTCTATATCTTCTGCGCGTACAATCAGGACCTCATCCAAGTCTTagagaaattcaaattcatggaCACGTTTATCAGCGACTTGCGGGCTATTGCGTCCAGGAAGACTGGTCTTCCTGTGGGGGTGTTCCGGCTAACCAAAGAGGAGAAAGAGATGTACGACATCCACACCTTAGACATGTATGATATGAGTATCGGCGATACTGTGAACCTAGAGACGTGGGATGGCTGGAATGACTTTCTTAACTTGGCAGCTATGGGTTTCACCTCACATGCCTTGACCAAGCTTTCAGCTGATGAGCTGGTGGCGAGATACCAGATGAAAGTAGCCATGTATATCGCGGCACATTATGGCCACGTTGACCTGGCAGTGAGTCTCATCCGCCAGGGTATCAGGCCAGATGAACCGATTGGGGAACATCCTTACAGACAATGGTGTGCCAGTACCAAGCACATAGACAGTCTGAAGTGTCCCGTCCATGAGGCGGTTGAGTCCGGACAGTTAGGTGTTCTCCGGACATTCGTGCACCACAACATTTGTACCGTCATGGCAAAGGACGGGAATGGTTTACGACCACTCAATATTGCCCTCAGAAACCGTGTCAAACCATGTGCTTCGTTCCTCTTGACAAAGCAGTGGAGCCGAATCAACTACGGGCCCACCTCCATTCCACTGTCTCTGTACGCCAAGATGAAGGCTTGGGGAGAGCGGGGGAAAGAAAAGGCTCTACTCATCCATGGCCAGGAAAAGTCGACGCTCAAGAGGAAACCAATATTAGAACACCCTCTGGTCGGCCAAGGTGTCTATGTGGACGGGTTCTCTGAGTGCCAAATGTCAACCAAGTCCAAAGCCATCACTCAGGCAGACAGGGAGAGGAATCGGGTCCTTAACTTTGAGCCAGGACACCGGGAGTTCTTCAGGGACGACCCTGAGTCTTATTTCAGGAATCTCCAAGGCCCGAGACATAAACATGGACGGTTCAACAAGATCATAGGCATGACCAAGTCCAAACTGCCTGCGGATGACAAAGCTAGTGAAAAGTCGTTTGATCATCACGCGAGCAGGTCACCTGACAAACATCCTTCGTCTGCTGCTTCTGCGCATGATCCGGGAGATGGCAAGGAAGATGGTGACCGGATCCGTCTGCCACCGATCATGGAGAAAGGTAAACGGAGTAGCCACGCCTTCACCAACTCTCAGGGTGGGTCGCCTACGAAAGAAGGGCGGCTACCCTCCCTCTCAAAGATGAAGAATGCACAGCCGAGAATGTCACATGACAGGGATGGCTCGGAGACGCCGAGTTCCATCAAGAGTACCTACATCGAAACAGGGAAGGAAGACGGGAAGCAGAAGGTCAAGAGGGAGATTCTAAACTCACAGAAATCTCAGGAAGATGAGggtgagaagaagaagaggtcTCGATCTGCCGCGCTCCTGGCGAAAGCAAAGACAGCAGACGGCGCTATTCCGCTTCCTATGAGCAGCATTGAATGCATACCTAAGCCTGTATTCCACGTCAAGTCACATGGCGCTGACGTGGCAAGGTCAACGTTAGATTCATACGAGCGCCATCGCGGTATGAAAGCAAGAGACTACGCGATCAAGTGCCTTTCAGTTGCGAGTACGTTTAAGGAGAAGCCATGGTTGcatcaggtcaggttagctatgGCCCTGACGACACAGGGAGTTAAGAAGAATGTGACTGCGAGCCTTGGCCAGCGGGAGCCGGAAGCCGCAACCATGGAGAGACTAGGGGGGCTTTATTGA
- the LOC135483395 gene encoding uncharacterized protein LOC135483395 isoform X3, with amino-acid sequence MLAKYRKPYKPYRPRHVYHKHRKGFHSQPVSINVSLVTLPTSEAMTEFHLPKLPEPKMRIFVSFQEERCTMDIPHGKTVAEVKLMVQEKFFIQPNRIAVDGMDTEKNILVLSYAGAELGDDWILTDIGVSPGSTIHAYLKEELRPIVYIFCAYNQDLIQVLEKFKFMDTFISDLRAIASRKTGLPVGVFRLTKEEKEMYDIHTLDMYDMSIGDTVNLETWDGWNDFLNLAAMGFTSHALTKLSADELVARYQMKVAMYIAAHYGHVDLAVSLIRQGIRPDEPIGEHPYRQWCASTKHIDSLKCPVHEAVESGQLGVLRTFVHHNICTVMAKDGNGLRPLNIALRNRVKPCASFLLTKQWSRINYGPTSIPLSLYAKMKAWGERGKEKALLIHGQEKSTLKRKPILEHPLVGQGVYVDGFSECQMSTKSKAITQADRERNRVLNFEPGHREFFRDDPESYFRNLQGPRHKHGRFNKIIGMTKSKLPADDKASEKSFDHHASRSPDKHPSSAASAHDPGDGKEDGDRIRLPPIMEKGKRSSHAFTNSQGGSPTKEGRLPSLSKMKNAQPRMSHDRDGSETPSSIKSTYIETGKEDGKQKVKREILNSQKSQEDEGEKKKRSRSAALLAKAKTADGAIPLPMSSIECIPKPVFHVKSHGADVARSTLDSYERHRGMKARDYAIKCLSVASTFKEKPWLHQVRLAMALTTQGVKKNVTASLGQREPEAATMERLGGLY; translated from the coding sequence AGCCGAAGATGCGCATCTTCGTCTCGTTCCAAGAAGAGCGATGCACCATGGACATCCCACACGGCAAGACGGTAGCAGAAGTCAAACTCATGGTCCAGGAGAAGTTCTTCATCCAGCCCAACAGGATCGCTGTCGATGGCATGGACACGGAGAAGAACATCCTCGTTCTCAGCTACGCCGGGGCAGAACTCGGTGATGACTGGATCTTGACTGATATCGGCGTCAGTCCGGGATCTACCATACACGCTTACCTCAAAGAAGAACTCAGGCCGATTGTCTATATCTTCTGCGCGTACAATCAGGACCTCATCCAAGTCTTagagaaattcaaattcatggaCACGTTTATCAGCGACTTGCGGGCTATTGCGTCCAGGAAGACTGGTCTTCCTGTGGGGGTGTTCCGGCTAACCAAAGAGGAGAAAGAGATGTACGACATCCACACCTTAGACATGTATGATATGAGTATCGGCGATACTGTGAACCTAGAGACGTGGGATGGCTGGAATGACTTTCTTAACTTGGCAGCTATGGGTTTCACCTCACATGCCTTGACCAAGCTTTCAGCTGATGAGCTGGTGGCGAGATACCAGATGAAAGTAGCCATGTATATCGCGGCACATTATGGCCACGTTGACCTGGCAGTGAGTCTCATCCGCCAGGGTATCAGGCCAGATGAACCGATTGGGGAACATCCTTACAGACAATGGTGTGCCAGTACCAAGCACATAGACAGTCTGAAGTGTCCCGTCCATGAGGCGGTTGAGTCCGGACAGTTAGGTGTTCTCCGGACATTCGTGCACCACAACATTTGTACCGTCATGGCAAAGGACGGGAATGGTTTACGACCACTCAATATTGCCCTCAGAAACCGTGTCAAACCATGTGCTTCGTTCCTCTTGACAAAGCAGTGGAGCCGAATCAACTACGGGCCCACCTCCATTCCACTGTCTCTGTACGCCAAGATGAAGGCTTGGGGAGAGCGGGGGAAAGAAAAGGCTCTACTCATCCATGGCCAGGAAAAGTCGACGCTCAAGAGGAAACCAATATTAGAACACCCTCTGGTCGGCCAAGGTGTCTATGTGGACGGGTTCTCTGAGTGCCAAATGTCAACCAAGTCCAAAGCCATCACTCAGGCAGACAGGGAGAGGAATCGGGTCCTTAACTTTGAGCCAGGACACCGGGAGTTCTTCAGGGACGACCCTGAGTCTTATTTCAGGAATCTCCAAGGCCCGAGACATAAACATGGACGGTTCAACAAGATCATAGGCATGACCAAGTCCAAACTGCCTGCGGATGACAAAGCTAGTGAAAAGTCGTTTGATCATCACGCGAGCAGGTCACCTGACAAACATCCTTCGTCTGCTGCTTCTGCGCATGATCCGGGAGATGGCAAGGAAGATGGTGACCGGATCCGTCTGCCACCGATCATGGAGAAAGGTAAACGGAGTAGCCACGCCTTCACCAACTCTCAGGGTGGGTCGCCTACGAAAGAAGGGCGGCTACCCTCCCTCTCAAAGATGAAGAATGCACAGCCGAGAATGTCACATGACAGGGATGGCTCGGAGACGCCGAGTTCCATCAAGAGTACCTACATCGAAACAGGGAAGGAAGACGGGAAGCAGAAGGTCAAGAGGGAGATTCTAAACTCACAGAAATCTCAGGAAGATGAGggtgagaagaagaagaggtcTCGATCTGCCGCGCTCCTGGCGAAAGCAAAGACAGCAGACGGCGCTATTCCGCTTCCTATGAGCAGCATTGAATGCATACCTAAGCCTGTATTCCACGTCAAGTCACATGGCGCTGACGTGGCAAGGTCAACGTTAGATTCATACGAGCGCCATCGCGGTATGAAAGCAAGAGACTACGCGATCAAGTGCCTTTCAGTTGCGAGTACGTTTAAGGAGAAGCCATGGTTGcatcaggtcaggttagctatgGCCCTGACGACACAGGGAGTTAAGAAGAATGTGACTGCGAGCCTTGGCCAGCGGGAGCCGGAAGCCGCAACCATGGAGAGACTAGGGGGGCTTTATTGA